The Aspergillus chevalieri M1 DNA, chromosome 5, nearly complete sequence genome includes a region encoding these proteins:
- a CDS encoding uncharacterized protein (COG:L;~EggNog:ENOG410PI7H;~InterPro:IPR027417,IPR014001,IPR011545;~PFAM:PF00270;~TransMembrane:1 (o1101-1124i);~go_function: GO:0003676 - nucleic acid binding [Evidence IEA];~go_function: GO:0005524 - ATP binding [Evidence IEA]) → MIKLARFMVVQKALWLDPHVGDIIQMWQAQASTANGTVNGTVNGTVNGTVNGTVNGTVNGTVNGTVNGTVNGTVNGTPNGTVNGMVNGTPNGTPNGTPNGTPASPIAWPLASADAQLADIDEGCDSASPTRSTPTTVHDRPSFHDHVQQMVSRFMIRGTHGPMQTLLDWRTYGLKIHYNSTAPGHVAWMGADELLYKDLHFTMGEFRGFIHRLVGATRELLCELLCIADGSSSAHTPSTMPLPAIPWQGLYDDPTQGHPGWNFLHDRRTRAPRAAAIHAPGAIHGPLVAQYLARVARFKEKLAVAIHMTAGQPARAPELLSVQYVNTPNNQFRNVFIEDGMVTLVTAYHKGFHASNDSKLIHRYVPRAVGELVVWYMWLAMPFIDQLTAWQAGTAHGTVNGTLNGMSNGTSNGMSNGTSNGTLNGTQAGTVNGMVNGTVNGMSNGTSNGTSNGTANGISNGTLNGTTNSIPIGTRAGTVNGTVNGTPIGTQAGTSNAMSNGTSNGTRAGTVNGTSNSTLNGTWNGTPNGTVNGMLNGRLNGTSNSTSNGTPNGTANGTSNSTLNGTWNGTRAGTVNGTLNGTVNGILNGTLIGTQAGTLNGTRAGTVNGMVNGTVNGMSNGTSNGTSNGTANGTSNSTLNGTTNSIPIGTRAGTVNGTVNGTPIGTQAGTSNAMSNGTTIGTLNGTANGTLNGTLIGTSNGTPAWQPPSPYLWGPDPGMQRPWTPERFREVLKRETQARLGQALNIPAYRDIAIGISRRFLRASSTFTSDRQDETEQAAALDADCEDGMDADQWMAHMTDLQAGHSSHVAGMVYGRQLMEQAGTTSHRRAMFRQSSVDWHQFLGFGCGTGVPGDVHADIDAGGLRAGLVDEGSCPSRCPGQEQVRACLVDDPSQERVRACLVNDPGQERVRARLVNDPSQQAVRARLVDEGSCPIHHPGQERVRACLVDDPGQERVRARLVDDPGQERVRARLVDEGSCPIHHPGQEQVRARLVDEGSCPIHHPGQEQVRACLVNDPSQERVRARPVLGKRKRAPWQVEAEEHHMERRHQLQTMDMAAALQQMTGQAGMQFQGIQAPAMAAIQQGKSPVVAVMPTGGGKSMLFMLPAWAVPGGTTIVVVPLISLRQDMQQRGRRLGIPCMAWDRQQPCDEAAIVLVTPESAVTPDFHSFINRLVVMQRLDRVVIDECHIIMNQQKNFRSAMAQLGKLVRARTQMDQIDIYRARTSRGNVAYGVWRPPIPHTAPHGYGWEQDARIIQFLQAQLQWARARGEDGDICQPGPPGAGDGGGIGM, encoded by the exons atgatcaagcttgcgcggttcatggtggtgcagaaggcactgtggttggatccccatgtgggggacattattcagatgtggcaggcacaggctagcacggcgaatggcacagtgaatggcacagtgaatggcacagtgaatggcacagtgaatggcacagtgaatggcacagtgaatggcacagtgaatggcacagtgaatggcacagtgaatggcacagtgaatggcactccgaatggcacagtgaatggcatggtgaatggcactccgaatggcactccgaatggcactccaaatggcacaccggctagcccaatagcatggccgttggccagtgcagatgcccaactggccgatatcgatgagggctgtgatagtgccagtcccacacgctccacccccaccacggtgcacgatcgcccgtcatttcatgaccatgtgcagcagatggtcagccgcttcatgatccgtggcacccatgggcccatgcagacattgctcgactggcgcacatatgggttgaagatccattacaatagcacggcgccgggccatgtggcgtggatgggagccgatgagctgttgtacaaggatctgcatttcacgatgggtgaattccgtgggttcatccacaggctggttggggccacacgggagctgctgtgtgaactattatgtattgccgatggttccagcagcgcccacaccccaagcaccatgccgctgcccgccatcccgtggcagggcttgtatgatgatcccacccaggggcacccgggctggaactttttgcatgatcgccggacccg agcgccccgtgcagcagcaattcatgcgccgggggcgatccacggcccattggtggcacagtatctggcccgggtggcccggttcaaggagaaactggccgtggccatccatatgacggcggggcagccggcacgggcccccgagctgctcagtgtgcagtatgtcaacacgccgaacaaccaattccgcaatgtgttcattgaggatgggatggtgacactggtgactgcataccacaagggcttccatgcgagcaacgacagcaagctgatccaccggtatgtgccacgggcggtcggggagttggtggtgtggtatatgtggctggcgatgccattcattgaccagttgacagcgtggcaggccggcactgcgcatggcacggtgaatggcacattgaatggtatgtcgaatggcacatcgaatggtatgtcgaatggcacatcgaacggcacattgaatggcacacaagccggcacggtgaatggcatggtgaatggtacagtgaatggcatgtcgaacggcacatcgaacggcacatcaaacggcacagcgaatggcatatcaaacggcacactgaatggcacaacaaacagcataccgattggcacacgagctggcacagtgaatggcacagtgaatggcacaccgattggcacacaggccggcacatcaaatgccatgtcgaatggcacatcgaatggcacacgagctggcacagtgaatggcacatcgaacagcacattgaacggcacatggaatggcacaccaaatggtacggtgaatggcatgttgaatggtagactgaacggcacatcaaacagcacatcgaacggcacaccaaatggcacggcgaatggcacatcaaacagcacattgaatggcacatggaatggcacacgagccggcacggtcaatggcacactgaatggcacggtgaacggcatactgaatggcacactgattggcacacaagccggcacattgaatggcacacgagccggcacggtgaatggcatggtgaatggtacagtgaatggcatgtcgaacggcacatcgaacggcacatcaaacggcacagcgaatggcacatcgaacagcacattgaacggcacaacaaacagcataccgattggcacacgagctggcacagtgaatggcacagtgaatggcacaccgattggcacacaggccggcacatcaaatgccatgtcgaatggcacaacgattggcacactgaatggcacggcgaacggcacactgaatggcacattgattggcacgtcgaacggcacaccggcatggcagccccccagcccatatttatggggccccgacccgggcatgcagcggccatggacccccgagcgattccgggaggtgttgaagcgggagacccaggcccggctcggccaggcattgaatattccggcgtaccgggacattgccattggcatcagccggcggttcctgcgggcatccagcacattcaccagtgaccgccaggatgaaacggagcaggcagcggcattggatgctgactgtgaggacggcatggatgcggaccagtggatggcgcatatgacggatttacaggcgggccattcatcgcacgtggcggggatggtatatgggcggcagctgatggagcaggcgggcacaacaagccaccggcgggcgatgttccggcagtccagtgtggattggcaccagtttctggggttcggctgcggcacgggggttccaggagatgtccatgccgacattgatgccggtgggcttcgggctggcttggtggatgaaggcagctgtccaagccgctgtcccggtcaggaacaggttagggcttgcttggtggatgatcccagtcaggaacgggttagggcttgcttggtgaatgatcccggtcaggaacgggttagggctcgcttggtgaatgatccaaGTCAGCAAgcggttagggctcgcttggtggatgaaggtagctgtccaattcaccatcccggtcaggaacgggttagggcttgcttggtggatgatcccggtcaggaacgggttagggctcgcttggtggatgatcccggtcaggaacgggttagggctcgcttggtggatgaaggtagctgtccaattcaccatcccggtcaggaacaggttagggctcgcttggtggatgaaggtagctgtccaattcaccatcccggtcaggaacaggttagggcttgcttggtgaatgatcccagtcaggaacgggttagggctcgccccgtgctcgggaaacgcaagcgggccccatggcaggtggaggctgaggagcaccacatggagcggcgccaccagctgcagaccatggacatggccgctgcgctgcagcagatgaccggtcaggccggcatgcagttccagggcatccaggcacccgccatggcggcgatccagcagggcaagagccccgtggtggcagtcatgcccaccggcggtgggaaaagcatgttattcatgttgcccgcgtgggccgtccccgggggcaccaccattgtggtggtgccattgatctcgctgcggcaggatatgcagcagcggggccggcggctaggcatcccatgtatggcatgggaccggcagcagccatgtgatgaagcagccattgtgctggtcacaccggaatcggctgtcacccccgatttccattcattcatcaaccggttggtggtgatgcagcggctggaccgggtggtgattgatgaatgccacatcattatgaaccagcagaagaacttccggtccgccatggcacagcttgggaagctcgttcgggcccgtacacagatg gatcagatcgatatatatcgggcccgcacgagccgcggcaatgtggcatatggggtgtggcggccaccgattccacacactgcaccacatggatatggatgggagcaggatgcccggattattcagttcctgcaggcgcagctccagtgggcccgggcccggggggaagatggtgatatatgccaaccgggtccaccaggtgcaggcgatggcggcggtattgggatgtga
- a CDS encoding uncharacterized protein (COG:S;~EggNog:ENOG410Q1H7), translating to MDSKNKNCAECTRRGRKCQKQFHSEREWDSLHRDQEKLAFDLEEAQRLWLEHSQKMQEAMSKIIRLQKQQRFLKERGGRMLEHDSKLMEQLDEEDPPSAEDLQELERLADEEEAARLAAVSNNPSLTQMMNSPSFWENFDSAVAGGIPSPTGDNPSSSR from the coding sequence ATGGATTCAAAGAACAAGAATTGTGCTGAATGTACCCGTCGTGGTCGCAAATGTCAAAAACAATTTCATAGTGAACGTGAGTGGGATTCTCTTCATCGAGACCAGGAGAAGCTGGCTTTTGATCTTGAAGAAGCCCAGCGTCTCTGGTTGGAGCATTCCCAAAAGATGCAAGAGGCGATGTCAAAAATTATTCGCCTTCAAAAACAACAGAGGTTTCTTAAGGAACGTGGTGGTCGCATGTTGGAACATGATTCCAAGCTTATGGAGCagttggatgaggaggatccTCCAAGTGCTGAGGATCTCCAAGAGCTTGAGCGTCttgctgatgaagaagaggctgcTCGTCTTGCTGCAGTGTCAAACAATCCTAGTttgactcagatgatgaattccccttccttctgggagaactttgattctgctgttgctggtggtattccttcaccaactggtgacAACCCGTCAAGTTCgcgatag
- a CDS encoding uncharacterized protein (COG:L;~EggNog:ENOG410PI7H) — MWHPAWTPCESTGARSINGPNRPAVAGLARESAHKGAAELRRSFTTVAWQQIFPSGPGSHYIHIRFPEGHPPPPLPPADQAQRAVDAIITAWDQARTAQEQQAVIQADRITDANPWLRRTGWARYLEGVHPQDLLRLAIWNAMGQLGRRSQQTVQRCGTGICMEAARTEAGQTPYRLLQAYMDETSVQKHVQAWQQVLGFIARTQATQAGQGMPEWCGPLPVYGMTARQQRKWQMLWQLAMPTMARPQQAPHRARARAVHMFPGAGRILEQGGNPGSYRATEGRGVSPGDQPTAGHGVSPEHVEEAEETGNAGSTEPAWMMSPMERACLEFCIELLNQRHRAHEYESPLVCAMAVLGWGETGWRDPDSYPPILSRMIKLARFMVVQKALWLDPHVGDIIQMWQAQASTANGTVNGMVNGTPNGTPNGTPNGTPASPIAWPLASADAQLADIDEGCDSASPTRSTPTTVHDRPSFHDHVQQMVSRFMIRGTHGPMQTLLDWRTYGLKIHYNSTAPGHVAWMGADELLYKDLHFTMGEFRGFIHRLVGATRELLCELLCIADGSSSAHTPSTMPLPAIPWQGLYDDPTQGHPGWNFLHDRRTRWPVDGRWWMIQRLRTERPVQQQSMRRGRSTAHWWHSIWPGWPGSRRNWLWPSI; from the exons atgtggcatccagcatGGACACCATGCGAAAGCACTGGCGCCAGGTCCATCAATGGTCCCAACAGACCCGCCGTGGCCGGGTTGGCCAGAGAGAGCGCACACAAGGGGGCCGCTGAGCTCCGGCGTTCATTCACCACCGTAGCATGGCAGCAGAtcttcccatcgggcccGGGGTCCCATTACATCCATATCCGCTTCCCAGAGGgccacccaccaccaccactgccCCCCGCGGACCAGGCCCAACGGGCCGTCGATGCCATCATCACCGCATGGGATCAGGCTCGAACGGCCCAGGAACAACAGGCCGTCATCCAGGCCGATCGGATCACCGATGCTAACCCGTGGCTCCGCCGGACCGGGTGGGCACGATACCTGGAAGGTGTGCACCCCCAGGACCTGCTCCGGCTG gccaTTTGGAATGCCATGGGCCAGCTGGGCCGGCGGAGCCAGCAGACCGTGCAGCGGTGTGGAACCGGCATTTGTATGGAGGCGGCCCGGACCGAGGCCGGACAGACCCCATACCGGCTGCTCCAGGCGTACATGGATGAAACCAGTGTCCAGAAGCATGTGCAGGCGTGGCAGCaagtgttgggcttcattgcacgcacacaggccacccaggccgGACAGGGCATGCCGGAGTGGTGTGGTCCGCTGcccgtgtatgggatgaccgcgcggcagcagcggaagtggcagatgttgtggcagcttgccatgcccaccatggcgaggccccaacaggcgccccatcgagcccgggctcgggcggtccatatgttccccggggccggtcggatcctagagcagggtgggaaccccggcagttatcgggccacagaggggcgtggggtgagccccggagatcagcccacagccgggcatggggtgagccccgagcatgtggaagaagcagaggagactggcaatgcaggcagcaccgagccggcatggatgatgagcccaatggagcgtgcctgcttggagttttgcattgagctgctcaaccagcgccaccgtgcccatgaatatgaaagcccccttgtgtgtgccatggcggtgctcggctggggggagactgggtggcgtgatcccgacagttacccccccattttatcgcggatgatcaagcttgcgcggttcatggtggtgcagaaggcactgtggttggatccccatgtgggggacattattcagatgtggcaggcacaggctagcacggcgaatggcacagtgaatggcatggtgaatggcactccgaatggcactccgaatggcactccaaatggcacaccggctagcccaatagcatggccgttggccagtgcagatgcccaactggccgatatcgatgagggctgtgatagtgccagtcccacacgctccacccccaccacggtgcacgatcgcccgtcatttcatgaccatgtgcagcagatggtcagccgcttcatgatccgtggcacccatgggcccatgcagacattgctcgactggcgcacatatgggttgaagatccattacaatagcacggcgccgggccatgtggcgtggatgggagccgatgagctgttgtacaaggatctgcatttcacgatgggtgaattccgtgggttcatccacaggctggttggggccacacgggagctgctgtgtgaactattatgtattgccgatggttccagcagcgcccacaccccaagcaccatgccgctgcccgccatcccgtggcagggcttgtatgatgatcccacccaggggcacccgggctggaactttttgcatgatcgccggacccggtggcccgtggatggccggtggtggatgatccagcggctgcgcacagagcgccccgtgcagcagcaatccatgcgccgggggcgatccacggcccattggtggcacagtatctggcccgggtggcccggttcaaggagaaactggctgtggccatccatatga
- a CDS encoding uncharacterized protein (COG:L;~EggNog:ENOG410PI7H;~InterPro:IPR005468,IPR027417;~go_function: GO:0009374 - biotin binding [Evidence IEA]), with protein MVTLVTAYHKGFHASNDSKLIHRYVPRAVGELVVWYMWLAMPFIDQLTAWQAGTAHGTVNGTSNGMSNGTSNGTWNGMSNGTSNGMSNGTSNGTLNGTRAGTVNGTVNGTVNGMSNGTSNGTLNSTLNSTWNGTQAGTLNGTLNGTANGILNGTLIGTQAGTANGTRASTVNGTSNSTLNGTWNGTRAGTVNGTLNGRANGTLNGTSNGTANGISNDTLNGTSNSTLNGTRAGTVNGTVNGTVNGMSNGTSNGTLNSTLNSTWNGTQAGTLNGTLNGTANGILNGTLIGTQAGTANGTRASTVNGTSNSTLNGTWNGTRAGTVNGTLNGRANGTLNGTSNGTANGISNDTLNGTSNSTLNGTSNSMLNGTTNSIPIGTLNGTSNGTWNGTRAGTVNGTSNSTLNGTWNGTPNGTVNGMLNGRLNGTSNSTSNSTPIGTPIGTQAGTSNSTLNGTLNSTLNGTWNGTQAGTLNGTLNGTANGTLNGTLIGTSNGTPAWQPPSPYLWGPDPGMQRPWTPERFREVLKRETQARLGQALNIPAYRDIAIGISRRFLRASSTFTSDRQDETEQAAALDADCEDGMDADQWMAHMTDLQAGHSSHVAGMVYGRQLMEQAGTTSHRRAMFRQSSVDWHQFLGFGCGTGVPGDVHADIDAGGLRAGLVDEGSCPSRRPGQEQVRARLVDDPGQEWVRACLVDDPGQEWVRACLVNDPGQERVRARLVSDPSQEGVRARLVDEGNRPIHHPGQERVRARLVDEGSCPIHHPGQERVRACLVNDPGQERVRARPVLGKRKRAPWQVEAEEHHMERRHQLQTMDMAAALQQMTGQAGMQFQGIQAPAMAAIQQGKSPVVAVMPTGGGKSMLFMLPAWAVPGAPPLWWCH; from the coding sequence atggtgacactggtgactgcataccacaagggcttccatgcgagcaacgacagcaagctgatccaccggtatgtgccacgggcggtcggggagttggtggtgtggtatatgtggctggcgatgccattcattgaccagttgacagcgtggcaggccggcactgcgcatggcacggtgaatggcacatcgaatggtatgtcaaatggcacatcgaacggcacatggaatggtatgtcgaatggcacatcgaatggtatgtcgaatggcacatcgaacggcacattgaatggcacacgagccggcacggtgaatggcacggtgaatggtacagtgaatggcatgtcgaacggcacatcgaacggcacattgaacagcacattgaacagcacatggaatggcacacaagccggcacattgaatggcacactgaatggcacggcgaacggcatactgaatggcacactgattggcacacaagccggcacggcgaatggcacacgagccagcacggtgaatggcacatcaaacagcacattgaacggcacatggaatggcacacgagccggcacggtcaatggcacactgaatggcagggcgaacggcacactgaatggcacatcaaacggcacagcaaatggcatatcaaacgacacactgaatggcacatcgaacagcacattgaatggcacacgagccggcacggtgaatggcacggtgaatggtacagtgaatggcatgtcgaacggcacatcgaacggcacattgaacagcacattgaacagcacatggaatggcacacaagccggcacattgaatggcacactgaatggcacggcgaacggcatactgaatggcacactgattggcacacaagccggcacggcgaatggcacacgagccagcacggtgaatggcacatcaaacagcacattgaacggcacatggaatggcacacgagccggcacggtcaatggcacactgaatggcagggcgaacggcacactgaatggcacatcaaacggcacagcaaatggcatatcaaacgacacactgaatggcacatcgaacagcacattgaacggcacatcgaacagcatgttgaacggcacaacaaacagcataccgattggcacattgaacggcacatcgaatggcacatggaatggcacacgagctggcacagtgaatggcacatcgaacagcacattgaacggcacatggaatggcacaccaaatggtacggtgaatggcatgttgaatggtagactgaacggcacatcaaacagcacatcgaacagcacaccgattggcacaccgattggcacacaggccggcacatcaaacagcacattgaatggcacattgaacagcacattgaacggcacatggaatggcacacaagccggcacattgaatggcacactgaatggcacggcgaacggcacactgaatggcacattgattggcacgtcgaacggcacaccggcatggcagccccccagcccatatttatggggccccgacccgggcatgcagcggccatggacccccgagcgattccgggaggtgttgaagcgggagacccaggcccggctcggccaggcattgaatattccggcgtaccgggacattgccattggcatcagccggcggttcctgcgggcatccagcacattcaccagtgaccgccaggatgaaacggagcaggcggcggcattggatgctgactgtgaggacggcatggatgcggaccagtggatggcgcatatgacggatttacaggcgggccattcatcgcacgtggcggggatggtatatgggcggcagctgatggagcaggcgggcacaacaagccaccggcgggcaatgttccggcagtccagtgtggattggcaccagtttctggggttcggctgcggcacgggggttccaggagatgtccatgccgacattgatgccggtgggcttcgggctggcttggtggatgaaggcagctgtccaagccgccgtcccggtcaggaacaggttagggctcgcttggtggatgatcccggtcaggaatgggttagggcttgcttggtggatgatcccggtcaggaatgggttagggcttgcttggtgaatgatcccggtcaggaacgggttagggctcgcttggtgagtgatcccagtcaggaaggggttagggctcgcttggtggatgaaggcaaccgtccaattcaccatcccggtcaggaacgggttagggctcgcttggtggatgaaggtagctgtccaattcaccatcccggtcaggaacgggttagggcttgcttggtgaatgatcccggtcaggaacgggttagggctcgccccgtgcttgggaaacgcaagcgggccccatggcaggtggaggctgaggagcaccacatggagcggcgccaccagctgcagaccatggacatggccgctgcgctgcagcagatgaccggtcaggccggcatgcagttccagggcatccaggcacccgccatggcggcgatccagcagggcaagagccccgtggtggcagtcatgcccaccggcggtgggaaaagcatgttattcatgTTGCCCGCGTGGGCCGTCCCCGGGGCACCaccattgtggtggtgccattga